One Qipengyuania aurantiaca genomic region harbors:
- a CDS encoding I78 family peptidase inhibitor, whose translation MIRIAALPLALLAGACMTMDRPTGSLDAPDAPPASCSATEAQQFIGRTATSAIGKSVLAMSDARVLRWGPPDSVFTMDYRQDRVNVIYDAQGVITRIYCG comes from the coding sequence ATGATCCGCATCGCCGCCCTCCCCCTCGCCCTGCTTGCCGGAGCCTGCATGACCATGGATCGTCCGACCGGAAGCCTCGACGCGCCCGACGCGCCGCCCGCCAGTTGCTCGGCCACGGAAGCACAGCAATTCATCGGGCGCACGGCCACCTCCGCCATCGGCAAGAGCGTGCTCGCCATGAGCGATGCACGTGTCCTCCGATGGGGCCCGCCCGATAGCGTTTTCACGATGGATTACCGGCAGGACCGGGTGAACGTGATCTACGACGCGCAAGGCGTGATCACACGGATATATTGCGGGTGA
- a CDS encoding RidA family protein — protein sequence MSTRQHAFTGSPFEERFGFARAVREGNRITVAGTGPVEDDGSSTAGDAAAQAERCCVLILRAIEELGGSAVDIVRTRMFLTNFDDQAAVGAVHARFFGEARPAATMVGASWLCRKEWKVEIEAEAIVS from the coding sequence GTGAGCACGCGCCAGCACGCCTTCACCGGATCGCCTTTCGAGGAACGGTTCGGCTTCGCCCGGGCGGTGCGCGAAGGCAATCGCATCACCGTCGCGGGCACCGGGCCGGTGGAGGACGACGGCTCCTCGACCGCTGGCGATGCGGCCGCGCAGGCGGAGCGCTGCTGCGTCCTGATCCTGCGCGCCATCGAGGAACTGGGTGGGTCGGCAGTCGATATCGTCCGCACCCGCATGTTCCTGACCAACTTCGACGACCAGGCCGCGGTGGGCGCAGTCCACGCGCGCTTTTTCGGCGAAGCGCGTCCCGCCGCAACGATGGTCGGCGCAAGCTGGCTCTGCCGCAAGGAATGGAAAGTCGAGATCGAGGCCGAAGCAATCGTTTCGTGA
- a CDS encoding acyl-CoA dehydrogenase family protein: protein MTTNAGQFQLTEEQQQIQEMAQRFTADNITPHAAEWDEKSHFPRDVIKQSAELGFGAIYVSEESGGIGLGRLEAALIMEAMAYGCPATSAYISIHNMAAWMIDQFGGAQVKEKYLPDLVTMEKIASYALTEPGSGSDAAGLKTSAKLEGDHYVLNGTKQFISGGGFNDVYVTMVRTSDHKTKGITCLVIDKDTPGISFGKPEKKLGWNASPTAQVIFEDARVPVANRVGDEGEGFRFAMMGLDGGRLNIGACSLGGAQRCLDEAVAYTKDRKQFDTPIADFQNTQFMLADMATDLEAARALLYLAAAKVTDNAPDKSRFSAMAKRLATDSGSKIVNDALQLFGGYGYLREYPIERFWRDLRVHSILEGTNQVMRMIVGRDLLRQ from the coding sequence ATGACTACGAATGCAGGACAATTCCAGCTCACCGAAGAGCAGCAGCAGATCCAGGAAATGGCGCAGCGCTTCACCGCCGACAACATCACGCCGCACGCCGCGGAATGGGACGAAAAGTCGCATTTCCCGCGCGACGTCATCAAACAGAGCGCCGAGCTCGGCTTCGGGGCGATCTATGTTTCCGAAGAAAGCGGCGGCATCGGTCTCGGCCGTCTGGAAGCGGCGCTGATCATGGAAGCCATGGCCTATGGCTGCCCGGCGACCAGCGCCTATATCTCGATCCACAACATGGCCGCCTGGATGATCGACCAGTTCGGCGGGGCGCAAGTGAAGGAGAAATATCTTCCCGACCTCGTCACGATGGAAAAGATCGCGAGCTATGCGCTGACCGAACCGGGCAGCGGCTCGGACGCGGCGGGTCTCAAGACCAGCGCGAAGCTCGAGGGCGATCATTACGTCCTCAACGGCACAAAGCAGTTCATCTCCGGTGGCGGCTTCAACGACGTTTACGTCACCATGGTCCGCACCAGCGATCACAAGACCAAGGGCATCACCTGCCTTGTGATCGACAAGGACACGCCCGGTATCTCCTTCGGCAAGCCGGAAAAGAAGCTCGGCTGGAACGCCTCGCCCACGGCGCAGGTGATCTTCGAGGACGCGCGCGTGCCCGTAGCCAACCGTGTCGGCGATGAGGGCGAAGGTTTCCGTTTCGCGATGATGGGTCTCGACGGCGGCCGCCTCAACATCGGCGCGTGCTCGCTCGGCGGGGCGCAGCGTTGCCTCGACGAGGCGGTGGCCTACACCAAGGACCGCAAGCAGTTCGACACACCCATCGCGGATTTCCAGAACACGCAATTCATGCTCGCCGACATGGCGACCGATCTGGAGGCAGCGCGCGCGCTGCTTTATCTCGCAGCGGCCAAGGTTACGGACAACGCTCCCGACAAATCGCGCTTCTCCGCCATGGCCAAGCGCCTCGCCACCGACAGCGGCAGCAAGATCGTCAACGACGCGCTGCAGCTCTTCGGCGGCTACGGCTATCTGCGCGAATATCCCATCGAGCGCTTCTGGCGCGACCTGCGCGTGCACTCGATTCTCGAAGGCACGAACCAGGTCATGCGCATGATCGTGGGCCGGGATTTGCTGCGCCAGTGA
- a CDS encoding VOC family protein — translation MTALAMTTFLVPDYDEGIAFFREALDFALHEDTDLGGGKRWVVMGGVNGGRLLLARATDDEQRAAIGRQTGGRVGWFLASDDFAADHRRMTAWGVEFTEEPRHEPYGTVAVFKDPWGNPWDLIEHRKAA, via the coding sequence GTGACAGCGCTTGCCATGACCACCTTCCTCGTCCCCGATTACGACGAGGGCATCGCTTTCTTTCGCGAAGCGCTCGATTTCGCGCTTCACGAGGACACCGATCTGGGTGGCGGCAAACGCTGGGTCGTCATGGGTGGGGTGAACGGTGGCCGGTTGCTTCTTGCCCGCGCCACAGATGACGAGCAGCGTGCGGCCATCGGCAGGCAGACGGGCGGGCGAGTCGGGTGGTTTCTCGCATCCGACGACTTTGCCGCCGACCATCGTCGCATGACCGCATGGGGTGTAGAATTTACCGAGGAACCTCGCCACGAGCCCTATGGCACGGTGGCGGTCTTCAAGGACCCATGGGGCAACCCCTGGGACCTTATCGAACACAGGAAAGCAGCATGA
- a CDS encoding enoyl-CoA hydratase/isomerase family protein, which translates to MTDQVHIHTHGRIGHISLNRPKAIHALTLDMCHAMSSALTEWASDDAVEAVILDHAEGRGFCAGGDINLLRNSALNDGGASGRAFFHDEYQLNHQMMTYPKPIVAIMDGITMGGGVGIALPCKYRVATEHTRFAMPETGIGLFPDVGGGWHLSRLGGRLGQFLALTGARLDGAECVWAGIATHYLPSERLEEAKARIVEHPDRIAGILSELSETPPEARIEGNAEKIARHFASDRYEDILASLEAEDSDWAAKELATLRTKSPQTCKVALRQLAESAKLDDFADNMVMEYRIASRVLTRPDFAEGVRAVIVDKTNDPKWDPATPEGVSEDLLDSIFAPLPAEEEWKPL; encoded by the coding sequence ATGACCGACCAGGTCCATATCCACACGCACGGCCGCATCGGCCACATCTCGCTCAACCGGCCCAAGGCGATTCACGCCCTCACGCTCGACATGTGCCACGCGATGAGCTCGGCGCTGACGGAATGGGCGTCAGATGACGCGGTCGAGGCGGTGATCCTCGATCACGCCGAGGGGCGCGGCTTTTGCGCGGGCGGCGACATCAACCTGCTGCGCAATTCGGCGCTGAACGATGGCGGGGCCTCGGGCCGCGCCTTCTTCCACGACGAGTACCAGCTCAACCACCAGATGATGACCTATCCAAAGCCCATCGTGGCTATCATGGACGGCATCACCATGGGCGGCGGCGTGGGCATCGCGCTTCCGTGCAAATACCGCGTCGCGACCGAGCACACGCGCTTCGCCATGCCCGAAACCGGCATCGGCCTCTTCCCCGATGTGGGCGGCGGCTGGCACCTCTCGCGCCTCGGCGGCAGGCTCGGCCAGTTCCTGGCGCTGACCGGCGCGCGGCTCGACGGCGCGGAATGCGTCTGGGCCGGTATCGCCACGCATTACCTCCCGTCCGAAAGGCTGGAGGAAGCCAAGGCGCGCATCGTCGAACATCCCGACCGGATCGCCGGCATCCTTTCCGAACTGTCCGAGACGCCGCCCGAAGCGCGCATCGAAGGCAATGCGGAAAAGATCGCCCGCCACTTCGCCTCCGACCGCTACGAGGACATCCTCGCCAGCCTCGAAGCCGAGGACAGCGACTGGGCCGCCAAGGAACTCGCCACGCTGCGCACCAAGAGCCCGCAGACCTGCAAGGTCGCGCTGCGCCAGCTGGCGGAAAGCGCGAAGCTCGACGATTTCGCCGACAACATGGTCATGGAATACCGCATCGCGAGCCGCGTGCTCACCCGGCCCGACTTTGCCGAAGGCGTGCGCGCGGTGATCGTGGACAAGACCAACGACCCCAAATGGGATCCGGCCACGCCCGAGGGCGTGAGCGAGGACCTGCTCGACAGCATCTTCGCCCCGCTTCCCGCCGAAGAGGAATGGAAACCCCTATGA
- a CDS encoding enoyl-CoA hydratase-related protein gives MTFETITVEQRDAVTLITLNRPKALNALNSKVLEELIEAFAAYQADSSQLCAVLTGSGDKAFAAGADIKEMSEKDAADFYLDDFFAPWTSEIAKKTRKPWIAAVNGFALGGGCELAMMADFIIASENAKFGQPEIKLGVAPGMGGSQRLTKAIGKSKAMEMCLTGRMMGAEEAERSNLVARVVPHDDLLDDAMKTAAQIASMPPMAAIANKEMVNAAFETSLDQGLIIERRIFQILTASEDKKEGMAAFVEKREGKWTGR, from the coding sequence ATGACTTTCGAAACCATCACCGTCGAACAGCGCGATGCCGTCACGCTGATCACCTTGAACCGCCCCAAGGCGCTCAACGCGCTCAACTCGAAAGTGCTCGAAGAACTGATCGAGGCTTTTGCCGCCTACCAGGCCGACAGCAGCCAGCTGTGCGCGGTCCTCACCGGCTCGGGCGACAAGGCCTTTGCCGCCGGCGCCGACATCAAGGAAATGAGCGAGAAGGACGCGGCAGACTTCTATCTCGACGATTTCTTCGCGCCCTGGACCAGCGAGATCGCGAAGAAGACCCGCAAGCCGTGGATCGCCGCGGTCAACGGCTTCGCGCTCGGCGGCGGGTGCGAGCTCGCCATGATGGCGGACTTCATCATCGCTTCGGAAAACGCCAAGTTCGGCCAGCCCGAAATCAAGCTCGGCGTTGCGCCCGGCATGGGCGGTTCGCAGCGTCTGACCAAGGCCATCGGCAAGTCCAAGGCCATGGAAATGTGCCTGACGGGCCGCATGATGGGCGCTGAGGAAGCCGAACGCAGCAACCTCGTCGCGCGCGTGGTGCCGCATGACGATTTGCTCGACGATGCGATGAAGACCGCTGCCCAGATCGCCTCGATGCCCCCGATGGCGGCGATCGCGAACAAGGAAATGGTCAACGCCGCCTTCGAGACCAGCCTCGACCAGGGCCTGATCATCGAGCGCCGCATCTTCCAGATCCTCACCGCGAGCGAGGACAAGAAGGAAGGCATGGCCGCCTTCGTCGAGAAGCGCGAGGGTAAGTGGACTGGGAGGTAA
- the mmsB gene encoding 3-hydroxyisobutyrate dehydrogenase, with the protein MKIAFIGLGNMGGGMAANLVKAGHAVNAFDLSDEALATAKDNGCATYTDASEAVQGVDGVVTMLPNGGIVKSVYESSVIGKAPEGAVLLDCSTIDVATAKEVIAKAEAAGYDMVDAPVSGGIAAANGGTLTFMVGGTEKAFKRAEEVLNAMGKAVIHAGDAGAGQTAKICNNMLLAITMIGTTEAMKMAEKLGLDPQKFYEISSQSSGYCWPLNAYTPMPGVGVESPADKDYQGGFATALMLKDLRLAMEAAGSVDAKTALGKHATEIYEAFAEENGGLDFSAVIKTL; encoded by the coding sequence ATGAAAATCGCCTTCATCGGCCTCGGCAACATGGGCGGCGGGATGGCCGCGAACCTTGTGAAGGCGGGGCACGCGGTCAACGCCTTCGACCTGTCGGACGAAGCCCTCGCCACGGCCAAAGACAACGGCTGCGCGACATACACCGACGCCTCTGAAGCGGTTCAGGGTGTCGATGGCGTGGTGACGATGCTTCCCAATGGCGGGATCGTGAAGTCGGTCTACGAAAGCAGCGTCATCGGCAAAGCTCCAGAAGGCGCAGTGCTGCTCGACTGCTCGACCATCGACGTCGCCACCGCCAAGGAGGTGATCGCCAAGGCCGAAGCTGCCGGATACGACATGGTCGATGCCCCGGTCTCGGGCGGTATCGCGGCGGCCAATGGCGGCACGCTCACTTTCATGGTCGGCGGCACCGAAAAGGCCTTCAAGCGCGCCGAAGAGGTGCTGAACGCGATGGGCAAGGCTGTTATCCACGCAGGCGATGCCGGTGCGGGGCAGACGGCGAAGATCTGCAACAACATGCTGCTCGCCATCACTATGATCGGCACGACCGAAGCGATGAAGATGGCCGAAAAGCTCGGCCTCGACCCGCAGAAGTTCTACGAAATTTCGAGCCAGTCCTCAGGCTACTGCTGGCCGCTCAACGCCTATACGCCGATGCCCGGCGTTGGCGTCGAGAGCCCGGCGGACAAGGACTATCAGGGCGGCTTCGCCACTGCGCTTATGCTCAAAGATTTACGCCTCGCGATGGAAGCGGCGGGAAGCGTCGATGCGAAGACCGCGCTCGGCAAGCATGCCACCGAGATCTACGAGGCGTTCGCCGAGGAGAACGGTGGCCTAGACTTCTCGGCGGTGATCAAGACGCTCTGA
- the gcvPB gene encoding aminomethyl-transferring glycine dehydrogenase subunit GcvPB, protein MSAPNQSGWKPGSPVQDHNAMSGPDTVTGNRALMLEEPLIFEIGTTETTGVDLPEAKGGANRLGGLDRNETIGLPGLSEPETVRHYTRLSRQNYAIDLGLFPLGSCTMKHNPRLNEKVARMPGFADVHPLQPVDTVRGALEVINELAFWLIDLTAMHGVAMSPKAGAHGELCGILCIRAALEARGDARKVILVPESAHGTNPATAAFAGYEIEDIPANSDGRVDLDALKSRLGPDVAGVMITNPSTLGLFERDLKAISDAVHEVGGFVYCDGANFNAIVGKVRPGDLGVDAMHINLHKTFSTPHGGGGPGSGPVVLSEALSPFAPLPYTARTKDGIVHLVEEEDADAFSEEHFDGVMQSFGRMTAFHGQMGMFTRALTYILSHGADGLRQVAEDAVLNANYILRSLEDVLDAPFGHSGPCMHEALFSDKGFAEDISTLDLAKALIDEGYHPMTMYFPLVVHGAMLVEPTETESKAALDQFITALRSVAERARAGDESLKTAPHYAPRRRLDETLAARKPVLAWEEPSPPGGTPTMSEQGGR, encoded by the coding sequence ATGAGCGCGCCCAACCAGTCCGGCTGGAAGCCCGGCAGCCCCGTCCAGGATCACAACGCGATGAGCGGCCCCGACACCGTCACCGGCAACCGCGCGCTGATGCTCGAGGAACCGCTTATCTTCGAGATCGGCACGACCGAGACGACCGGTGTCGACCTCCCCGAAGCGAAGGGCGGCGCGAACCGCCTCGGCGGCCTTGACCGTAACGAGACCATCGGCCTTCCGGGTCTTTCCGAACCGGAAACCGTGCGCCACTACACGCGCCTCAGCCGCCAGAACTACGCCATCGACCTCGGGCTCTTCCCGCTGGGTAGCTGCACGATGAAGCACAACCCGCGCCTCAACGAGAAGGTCGCGCGGATGCCCGGTTTCGCCGATGTCCACCCGCTGCAGCCGGTCGACACGGTGCGGGGCGCGCTCGAGGTCATCAACGAGCTGGCGTTCTGGCTGATCGACCTCACCGCCATGCACGGCGTCGCGATGAGCCCCAAGGCCGGTGCGCATGGCGAATTGTGCGGCATCCTCTGCATCCGCGCCGCGCTCGAAGCGCGCGGCGATGCCCGCAAGGTCATCCTCGTGCCCGAAAGCGCGCATGGCACCAATCCCGCCACCGCCGCCTTCGCCGGCTATGAGATCGAGGATATTCCGGCCAACAGCGACGGCCGCGTCGATCTCGATGCGCTCAAGTCGCGTCTTGGCCCGGATGTGGCTGGCGTGATGATCACCAACCCTTCGACGCTCGGCCTGTTCGAGCGCGACCTGAAGGCGATCTCCGACGCGGTCCACGAGGTGGGCGGGTTCGTCTATTGCGACGGCGCGAACTTCAACGCCATCGTCGGCAAGGTGCGCCCCGGCGACCTCGGCGTCGATGCCATGCACATCAACCTGCACAAGACCTTCTCCACCCCGCACGGCGGTGGCGGCCCGGGTTCTGGCCCGGTGGTGCTGTCCGAAGCGCTCAGCCCCTTCGCTCCGCTGCCCTACACCGCGCGCACGAAGGACGGTATCGTCCACCTCGTCGAGGAAGAGGACGCCGACGCCTTTTCCGAAGAGCATTTCGACGGCGTGATGCAGAGCTTCGGCCGCATGACCGCCTTCCACGGCCAGATGGGCATGTTCACCCGCGCGCTGACCTATATCCTCAGCCACGGTGCGGACGGATTGCGGCAGGTTGCGGAAGATGCGGTGCTCAATGCCAACTACATCCTGCGCAGCCTCGAAGACGTGCTCGACGCGCCTTTCGGCCACAGCGGCCCCTGCATGCACGAGGCGCTGTTCAGCGATAAGGGCTTCGCCGAGGACATCTCGACGCTCGATCTCGCCAAGGCGCTCATCGACGAGGGCTACCACCCGATGACCATGTACTTCCCGCTGGTGGTGCATGGCGCGATGCTGGTGGAGCCGACCGAGACCGAAAGCAAGGCGGCGCTCGACCAGTTCATCACGGCGCTGCGCAGCGTGGCCGAGCGGGCGCGGGCGGGCGACGAGAGCCTCAAGACCGCCCCGCATTACGCGCCTCGCCGTCGTCTCGACGAGACGCTGGCGGCGCGCAAGCCGGTGCTGGCCTGGGAAGAGCCGAGCCCTCCCGGCGGCACGCCGACGATGAGCGAGCAGGGGGGGCGGTAA
- the gcvPA gene encoding aminomethyl-transferring glycine dehydrogenase subunit GcvPA, which produces MRYLPLTDADRSAMLEKIGAPDVDALFVDVPEEARLDGPIHGLPMHASEMAVEKHMRRLSKKNLAAADAAFFLGAGAYKHHVPASVDHIIQRGEFLTAYTPYQPEIAQGTLQMLFEFQSQVAHLYGCAVANASMYDGSTACWEAVAMASRIARGKKRKVVLSGALHPHYAEVVKTMAKFTDDEIAHAKPAMQAEPDSAGLMARIDEDTSCVVVQYPDILGRVTDLQPIAEAAHDKGALLIVVNTEPVALGAIKSPGEMGADIVVGEGQSIGVGLQFGGPYLGLFAVRDPKHVRMMPGRLCGETQDAEGKRGYVLTLSTREQHIRREKATSNICTNSGLCALAFSVHMTLLGEKGLRQLAAENHRLACLAADKLAEVPGVSVLNGSFFNEFTIRLGTDARAIVRRLAKDNVLAGVSLGRLFPQHEELSDGLIVAVTETTTEEDIETLVSALKEVLA; this is translated from the coding sequence ATGCGCTACCTTCCCCTGACTGATGCCGACCGTTCGGCTATGCTTGAAAAGATCGGTGCGCCCGATGTGGATGCACTCTTCGTCGATGTTCCCGAGGAAGCCCGCCTCGACGGGCCGATCCACGGCCTGCCGATGCACGCCAGCGAAATGGCGGTCGAAAAGCATATGCGCCGCCTATCGAAGAAGAACCTCGCGGCAGCGGACGCGGCCTTTTTCCTCGGGGCAGGGGCTTACAAGCACCATGTCCCGGCGAGCGTCGACCACATCATCCAGCGCGGCGAGTTCCTGACCGCTTACACGCCCTACCAGCCGGAAATCGCACAGGGCACGCTGCAGATGCTGTTCGAATTCCAGAGCCAGGTCGCGCATCTCTATGGCTGCGCGGTGGCCAACGCCTCGATGTACGATGGCTCGACCGCCTGCTGGGAAGCGGTCGCGATGGCGAGCCGCATTGCGCGCGGAAAGAAGCGCAAGGTCGTGCTCTCGGGCGCGCTGCACCCGCATTACGCCGAGGTCGTGAAGACCATGGCGAAATTCACCGACGACGAGATCGCCCACGCCAAGCCCGCCATGCAGGCGGAGCCGGACAGTGCCGGGCTGATGGCGCGGATTGACGAGGACACCAGCTGCGTCGTGGTGCAATATCCGGACATCCTTGGCCGCGTGACCGATCTCCAGCCGATCGCCGAAGCCGCGCATGACAAGGGCGCGCTGCTGATCGTCGTCAACACCGAGCCCGTGGCTTTGGGAGCGATCAAGTCGCCCGGCGAAATGGGCGCGGATATCGTCGTGGGCGAGGGCCAGTCGATCGGCGTCGGCCTGCAGTTCGGCGGCCCCTACCTCGGCCTATTCGCCGTGCGCGATCCCAAGCATGTCCGCATGATGCCGGGCCGTCTGTGCGGCGAGACGCAGGATGCCGAGGGCAAGCGCGGCTACGTGCTGACGCTCTCGACGCGCGAGCAGCACATTCGCCGCGAGAAGGCGACCTCGAACATCTGCACCAATTCGGGCCTCTGCGCGCTGGCCTTCAGCGTCCACATGACCTTGTTGGGCGAGAAGGGCCTGCGCCAGCTTGCCGCCGAGAATCATCGCCTTGCGTGCCTCGCCGCCGACAAGCTGGCCGAGGTTCCGGGCGTCTCGGTCCTCAACGGCAGCTTCTTCAACGAATTCACCATCCGCCTCGGGACCGATGCCCGCGCGATTGTGCGCCGCCTCGCCAAGGACAATGTGCTTGCCGGAGTGTCGCTCGGCCGCCTGTTCCCGCAGCACGAGGAGCTGTCCGACGGCCTCATCGTCGCGGTCACCGAGACCACGACGGAGGAGGATATCGAAACCCTCGTCTCCGCTCTGAAGGAGGTGCTGGCATGA
- the gcvH gene encoding glycine cleavage system protein GcvH, with translation MARYFTDEHEWIDLEGDTATVGITDFAQGQLGDIVFVELPEVGTMVEKGKDAAVVESVKAASDVYAPLSGEVVEVNDGLEDDPALVNSSPEEDGWFFKMTVSDKAELEGLMDDKAYKSFCDGL, from the coding sequence ATGGCTCGCTATTTCACCGATGAACACGAATGGATCGACCTCGAAGGCGACACCGCCACGGTCGGCATCACCGATTTCGCGCAAGGCCAGCTGGGCGACATCGTCTTCGTCGAACTGCCCGAAGTCGGCACCATGGTCGAAAAGGGCAAGGACGCCGCCGTGGTCGAGAGCGTCAAGGCCGCAAGCGACGTCTACGCGCCGCTATCGGGCGAAGTCGTCGAGGTGAACGACGGGCTGGAAGACGATCCCGCACTCGTCAATTCCTCGCCGGAAGAAGACGGCTGGTTCTTCAAGATGACCGTTTCCGACAAGGCCGAGCTCGAAGGGCTTATGGACGACAAGGCTTACAAGAGCTTCTGCGACGGGCTTTGA
- the gcvT gene encoding glycine cleavage system aminomethyltransferase GcvT, whose protein sequence is MSEEHENTDGEIQTLPLDAWHRRKGARMVPFAGYEMPIQYEGIVAEHNWTREQAGLFDVSHMGQLMVTGDKAAEELEKLLPGAIASLKPGRTRYSLLMAEDGGILDDLMVTNATPWIEGDEEEGAEGHWGDPAYYLVVNGAMKWDDIAHLREHLDDDVTLTHMDDHALVALQGPNAATALNRVMRNVIDDMVFMDSVCHDFGEWPLRITRSGYTGEDGFEISLPAEHAESFCNRLCAEIEVRPIGLGARDSLRLEAGLPLYGHDITTETDPVSADLLFALTKKRREEGGWMGHEAVAKVLADGPAQKRVGLNIEGRLPAREGALVYSGDKQVGRVTSGGFSPTLQRPIAMAYIDTGLATEGTEVEVEVRKKRLPAKVAAMPFVPNRYHRGK, encoded by the coding sequence TTGAGCGAAGAACACGAAAACACCGATGGTGAAATCCAGACGCTGCCGCTGGACGCATGGCATCGCCGCAAGGGCGCGCGCATGGTGCCCTTCGCCGGGTACGAAATGCCGATCCAGTATGAAGGCATCGTCGCCGAACACAATTGGACGCGCGAGCAGGCGGGCCTGTTCGATGTGAGCCACATGGGCCAGCTCATGGTCACGGGCGACAAGGCGGCCGAGGAACTCGAAAAGCTCCTGCCCGGCGCCATCGCATCGCTGAAGCCCGGCCGCACGCGCTATTCGCTGCTGATGGCCGAAGATGGCGGCATCCTCGACGATCTCATGGTCACCAACGCGACGCCGTGGATCGAGGGCGACGAAGAGGAAGGCGCCGAAGGCCACTGGGGCGATCCGGCCTATTACCTCGTCGTCAACGGCGCGATGAAGTGGGACGATATCGCCCACCTACGCGAGCATCTCGACGACGATGTCACGCTCACCCACATGGACGACCACGCGCTGGTCGCCCTGCAGGGGCCCAACGCGGCGACGGCCTTGAACCGCGTGATGCGCAACGTCATCGACGACATGGTATTCATGGATTCGGTCTGCCACGATTTCGGCGAATGGCCGCTGCGCATCACCCGCTCGGGCTACACCGGTGAAGACGGCTTCGAGATCTCGCTTCCGGCCGAGCATGCGGAAAGCTTCTGCAACCGCCTGTGCGCGGAAATCGAGGTGCGCCCCATCGGCCTCGGCGCGCGCGACAGCCTGCGCTTGGAAGCAGGCCTGCCGCTCTACGGCCACGACATCACCACGGAGACCGATCCGGTTTCCGCCGACCTCCTCTTCGCACTGACCAAGAAGCGCCGCGAGGAAGGCGGGTGGATGGGCCATGAAGCGGTCGCCAAGGTGCTCGCCGATGGTCCGGCGCAAAAGCGCGTCGGCCTCAACATCGAAGGTCGCCTGCCGGCCCGCGAAGGCGCGCTGGTCTACTCGGGCGACAAACAGGTCGGCCGCGTCACCAGCGGCGGCTTCTCGCCCACGCTCCAGCGCCCGATCGCCATGGCCTATATCGACACCGGCCTCGCCACCGAGGGAACCGAAGTCGAGGTCGAGGTTCGTAAGAAGAGACTGCCCGCGAAGGTTGCCGCCATGCCCTTCGTCCCCAATCGCTACCACAGAGGGAAATGA